From the genome of Erinaceus europaeus chromosome 1, mEriEur2.1, whole genome shotgun sequence:
tgtttgttttaatcaggaacatgaaaaaaagacaaatctttttctcttttactgaagaagaaaaagaaaaattttgggTGTGGGTCCACCACTTCATGGCCATCTCTCACCTTGAGGAGAGATATGATAGATAttgtctttctaaaaaaaaaaaaaaagccaagagtGTGGGCTCCTCAAACCACAGTATAGGCCTTTCTACTGCAGTCTTCCCCCATCCACCCATTGACAGAATGTGTGCCTTTGAAACATGTTTGATGGCACTTCACTTCTGTATTTCCAACTTCAGGCTGTGCCTTTTGAGATGATGTATATCAGCTAGCTCAGTAACCACATTACCCTCCTACCTCTCTACTCCCTAGAGGATGCTACTCTGATGATCTGTTTCATGGCTTTCCTGGCTCTGTTCTACTTCCAGTTTAGTAGCCTGACTCTACGCTGGCAAaagggagccttttttttttttttttttttttgccatgagaCCACAAGACACTCACCAGCTGAcatacacttctttcttagtGCTTATATTCTTCAGAACTCCCCCTTGACAGAGGCAGAGCTAAGCTGTTAGGAATTCAGATTATATTGATTCCGAAGGCTAGGAGCTAAGTCATGAAGAATAAGTgtaaaagggggctgggctgtagcgcactgggttaagtgcacttagtacaaaacacaagaacctgagcaaggatcctagtttgagcatccggctccccatctgcaggagggtcacttcacagggaagcaagtctgcaagtctctctctctctctctgtgtgtgtctctctctcttcctccccatcttaatttctctctgtcctatcaaaaaataatttaaaaaaaatatccttaGGGTGTCGGAtgatagcgcaacgggttaagcgcacatggcaccaagagcaaggacctgtgtaaggatcctgtgcccccagctccccacctgcagggaagttgcttcacaagtgaagcaggtctgcaggtgtctgtctttctctcctccactctgtcaccccttctctttctatttctctctatcctatctaacaacaataataaccacaacaatgataaaacaataagggcaaggaaagggaaaaaatagcctccaggagtagtggacttgtggtgcaggcactgagccccagcagtaaccctggaggcaaaaaacaaaacaaaacaaaaaacagaatacatataaagatagtaaaaatgcCAATAAACACAGATAGAAACTACATAtaattttgcccccagggttatcagtgcAGCTCAGTGCTTGCAAGAAGACTCCACCTTTCCAGAAGAACATTGCCCCCactcccacttttttctttctttctttttttcctgacagacacagaaagaaaaagatgggaaagaaagggggaaaagagaaagacaggtatctatagcactgctttaccacttgtgaagcttcctctctacaggtggggactgggggcttgaacctggatctttgcccatggtaacatatgtgtttCCCTGggtatgtgccaccacctagcccataACATCGATATGGATGATATGAGTGATTTGCCAAGGAGATACAATGCTCAGTCTTATGCAAATACCTTATGTTGGGGGGTGTGTGCCACGATACTAATGAGCAGTCTCACTGACATGGAAATGCCATGACTGGAACTTTTTGAGACTTAATTATGTGCCAGCCACTATGTAGACAAATCCCTATTTTCTTAGTGACTCCTCACATCAGTCTTCAAATGCACATTCTCATCTCCTGTTTTGCAGCTGGGGAATATGAAGCTAAGAGGAACCAAACAGCTTGTTCAAGATCACAAAGAGCAGGGCAGCACTGAGAGGGCACTGGGTACCTAATGTGTAGTGATGGGGGAGAACCCAAGTCAGTGGTGGGATTGGTGGACAAACACATATTACAAAGGGAATAGAAATTGTacccagggggttgggcggtggcgcacccagttaagtgcacataatatgaagtgcaaggacctgctcaaggataccggtttgagcccctggctccccacctgtggggagggaaggggtccgctttacaggtgatgaaacaggttTGCTGGtgcctatcttcctttctccctcctctctcaatttttctctgtcttattcaataaaatgggaaaaaaggaatggctgccaggagcagtggattcatagtaaaggcaccaaaccccagtgataaccctggaggcaaaaaaggaaggaaggaaggaaggaaggaaggaaggaaggaagggagggagggagggagggaggaactgTACTAATGTGACAACAGCTGTCTTGTAACTCACTATCTACCTAATAATtcataaaaaatcaaaaatcatagagacttgtgtgtgtgttgggtgggggGGACCGGGAAACAATTTGACTCAGCCTCCACATCATAAATTCAGGCAATTAGTAAGTTAGGGGGAAGGccaatatgagaaaaaaaaaagcctttgtgTCTCCATCTTACTCCCTGGCCATGAAGCATCATGTTCTCCGTCGTATATTAACGACACATTAGAGGAATGTGGAGATATCTGTTCCCATACATAATAAGTGTGAGGGAGGTCCTTCCCAACGAATCTTCAAACGTCttttgaccctgaaattccttctTGGGATGCTGACCCAGAAGGGGATTCAGCTCGAACCAGGCCCCTTGGGAGTGACTGATGGAGCACCTCTTCAGCTTACCTTACTTCAGGCCTGTCATCAAGGAAATCAACCTTATATTTGCCAGGCTTTTCCACAGTGGGTCACAGTGTCAGAAGCCAGGAGGGGGCGTCCAGATGTGACCACTCAGCAGCAGTCACGCCATTACCCAGAAGCCTCAGGGCTGCTTGTTAGACCTCACCCTAACCACCAGCTTCCCTCAAGAGCATGCATTCAGTCTTCCTCCCCTCAGAACAAatgcatttatttctctttttgctCCAGTAACCTACCCTTCCACAGGAAAACACTTTTCTTTGGAACATTACTTCCATTTATGATCCAGGCAGCTCAGCAAATCTGCACCTGGAATTGTTACCAGAATGCAAATTCTGGCATAGGAACTAAGTAACTTTCTGTGCTGTGGTTTTCCTTCTTGctcttgacatttaaaaaaaaaaaaaaagaggtccaaGTTGGCTTGCTTTATCTCCAGGTTCTTTTTGACTAAATAGTTCAATAATGAAAACTTCAAAATTGCAACAATCTTTGCCAGGCTCTGCCTCAAAGAGGCAAACTGCCTGAGACTGGGATAGCATTTTTTGATCACCAGTCCAAAAAAAACTTTATAGAGGAAGCTTTCTCTCATGATTCTATCTGTCTGAAaaatctgtctctctccatggTGGAATTGATTCCTCGTACTTGTATTTGCAAAGTGGAGAAACCAAGTGAGAAGCTGCCTATAGTTTTCAGGCCTCAGTCTAGTTGAGCCAACCATTTGGTGGGTGTGATATTATTCTGATTACTTgtgcaaacaaacaaagaagaaaaaagttcaaAGGGCGTCTGCAAAGTGAGTGGAATCTGAAACCTTTTGGCAAGAGTAAATCAAGATAATGCTTTGAATTATCTAGACCAGTGATCTTCATCTTCATTGTACAGAAGGACCATACACAAGGAGCACACTAAAAATGCAGACTCTGGGACTCCAAGAGTGTCTGACTCAGTAAAGGTACATATTATGCATCAAGCAAAACATTTGTCATGGCTTGCCTTGATTTGCCCTCCCAACAAACTTATGACATAGgaactattctttatccctatttaCAATGAAAGAAATGGAAGCTGAGAGCCTAGTCACTGGAGAAATCTGTATTTAACCAAGGCCAGCTGATGGTGGTATTCTCACTCCCTGAGACATTCTGCCTATAGCTGGTGGATTTGGAAGTAAAAGGATGAAGGgaggaggggttgggggaggcaGACAGCCCAGAACATGTCCATATCTAGAGCAGCAAGCCACATCAGTCTATTAACCttgaaaattttaaacaaaactgTAGAGTTTTACTGCATTCAATTAACAGTTAGACACCAAATTTAAAGAGTATTTCATCTGGAGTTAGTTTTTCTGTTAAGAGTCCCTCATTTTGAGCATATTTGTGAGGGTACTCTCTGAAGTCTTTAAGTCTTCCTAACAAAATCAGTCTTTAATATCAGGCCAAAGTCAAGGAAACAGAAGCACCAAATTATCAACAGATAGTTTATGATCCTTTATATCCCTTGGACAAAGAGGTGACATTAGGTGCCACTAACTAGCTGTGTACCCTTTGGCTAATAATTTTTCTAACGTAGACCTCAGTTTTTCCTCTTGTATTTTGACCCAGAAGATAGCGCTATTACATCATAACTGTGTAAATAActaagcaacagcaataacagcaaggcTCTTACAGGAAACTCATGTCTCAGGGACTATTCTAAGTTCTATCTGCTTGTGAGCTTGCTGCATCCTCATAATATAATTTTACAAAGTAGATTCCATGACCATTTCCTCTGGCAAATGCAGAAAACAAGGCATCAAGAGGATAAAGAACATACCCAAGGTCCCCCAGTTAGAGAATGGAGTTAGGATTCAAATGTGAGACAGTCAAATTGAGCTCTGCATGTTTAGTGTGCACAGCTTCTTTCGTGGATGGTAATGTAAGAAAGAATGTGCCCCTAAGCTTTCCATAGTGTAGTTACCCTATAACAGTATTTTCAAGATTTCTTTCCTGTAACTCAACTACTAGGTAGATTTGGTAGGTAGAGGAAAAGGAGGCAAGAGGTAAAAACTCAACTCCTTATTTGGGTTCTCTGTTCCCCCCCTAATGGAAAGATTCAATGGAACCCTAAGGAATTCATCTCAGAATGCTATAGAACTTTATatattcattctttctaaaaATTAGCAATCTTATACTCCCAGGTATTGCTTTTTATACTCCATAATCAGTAAAATGTCTATTTTATACTAAACAAATCAATTTAGAGAGATAAGCagtattatttgaaaaaaatgttttacttcTAAGGATAATTTTTTCCTCTTGTGGAGAGGCAATTCTTTACATATGGCATAAATCTGTATTGAAGATACAATTTGATATAGAGTAACACAGATGTAGTGGAAGTCAAAGATTGTGTGCCAAAGGTAGATGGGCCACAAACAGGACAGTTCTCCCCTTGATCATTCAGCTAAGAGAGTCCCTTAATAGCCCCTGGGGCCAGTCTCACAGGAACATTCCAACAATACTTTGAATTTGATCTGTATTGGAAGTACCTGCTACTTAGGGCCACCTAATCCTGGTCTTagagttggagctcctggcttccATCACTGGCTCTCGCAGTCTTGTTGCATGACTTGGGACAAAGTATTACcttctctcagactcagtttatTCATCTACACGGCAAATCATCTTTCTAGGGTTAACTCTCCATCCTTAAGATTCCATAATATGTGTCCCTGGCCTGCTTTTCTCTAGCTACCAGGCTTGATTTTAAACTATTTCAGATTTGAAATTTAGGAGAAATGGGGGCACTGGGGGTGTAGAAAGAGCCTATAAATGCCCCATTCACATGAGTCAGACCCAGTTTTAGGATGGTCTGAGAATCCTCAGCAGACTCTCTTCCTCCAAGTTTCAGTACTTGGGAGACAGCACTGTTACCTAGAACACTGTGCCTCACTCAGAAACTCAGATGTCTCATTACCAGGGGCGAAACACCTGGTAATGAGACATCTCTGTGCTTACTGCTCGCTATATCCATGAAAGTGGGTCTTTCCATCCCAAGCACTCCAGCTGTGTCATGGATTCAGCacaaagaaacagaggaaaagcAAAATTGGGCTGAGCAGTGATGTGGGTTGTGTCCTCAGGAGGTGAGAGGCATAAGTATACAGAGATTTATACACTCTGGCACAGTGGCTGGGCCAGAAAATGGTAGGGAGAAGTCACATGATTAGCCCAAAGTTTATAATCTCGGGCCAAGCTTATGGAGATGTGAAGAGGGGGGAATTAGAGAGCAGAGTAACTATGTCCCAACTCCTATGCCTAACCTTAGTGATGTTGATGTCACTTACAAACCAAGCTTCTTAAGGATATTACCagagaagaaatacaaaaatttGACCGCGTATGTCcctcttacccttctctctctcctctttcttccccaagACAGACTGAGCTGAATACTCACTTCCTCTCTGGAGAAAAGATGCTACACCCCAATACTTCATCTTGAACTTGGCAGGGTCCTCGGTGTCCGTGAAGGTGCCCACCATGTCTGCGCACACGTCCCAGTTACTGCAAAAGTCAAGGGGCATCCTGAGTCAAGCTGGGTGCaagcttcctccctctctccctcccatcccgGGGTACTCCTTTCCCTCCCATATAGAGGTTGGCATATCAAGCCCTGGGGACCCTTGAGAGCAGAAAACCACTGACTTTAAAAGACGGACCCGGCCCTTGGCCGTGGCACTCATCTGGCCATTCTCATCCACAGAGAACTCTGCGATGATGTTGTCCTGTAGGAAGAGGCCCTCGGGGTCCTTCTTGGCCATGGCGTACCAGGTGCCCGAAAACTAGGAAAGAAGCCGGTGTAGGCTTTGGCGTCGGGTATTGCATGCTCCGGGAATTGGGGGGTAGGGGAAACCCCAATACTCAGATACCTACTCGAGCCTTGTCGAAGTTTTTCATGACTCTGAAGCTGTTCACCCTGCAGTCTCGCTCCGCCTGGCTGTCACCCAGCGCCGCCAACAGCACGAGCGCCCACACCCACTCCATCCTGCCTGCCGGGGAGAAGTCAACACTGCGCGGGCCCAGGGCGCTGGGTGAGCGCGGGCCTGGGCCTCTGGGGCCACCCTTCCAGGGCCACCCTccggcccccgccccgccccgcccgagtCGCCCCCAAACCTGCCTGCACAGTCCGGGCGCGCGGGGAGCAGCGGGGCGAGCGCGCCACGGGGGCCGCCTGGCACTTTATAGCTCCCGGGTCGCGCTTTCGTAATTGCTGGGGTGAAAGACCAAAGGGGAGGTGCCCGGCTCCTCCCAGGGGCCCAACACTTGCATAATACCTGAATCACCGCCCCTTGAGGGAGAGCCTCCCCTCCTGGGTCTTCTGGGTTCGGTGGAAGCCTATGGCCCCCGGGATGCTGGAGCACTAAGGAGGCcgttcccggggggggggggggggggcaagacctGACCCGCTTAGCCAGCACTGTGCCAGCCTCGCCAGGGgctgcctggggtggggtgggtggggagagttgcattacggggtgggggtggggctcaagTCCCTTTGGCAGGAAGGCCAAGGCCGCCCACAGCAACAAGGTGCCTGTGTTGCTACCTGATGCAGTGGTGCCCAGGTAGTTGTGGTGCCAAATTTGTCCTCCATTATCCGAGACTCCAGTTGGGCAAGGGTTTTGGAAATATTGGGGCCAGtagtttttcattttataaagggattattattatttttttctctttcaggaGAGCTGTGGTTCTCACTGGGTCAATATTTGTTCTGTCGTTTCAACatctttggaggaaaaaaaaaccttctctgTTAAATATTCTCCAGAAATGCAATTCTGGTCAGGGCAAGAAAAAATTTTAGCCACGTCGGTGGTCGCCTACTTAATCTGTGGCCCTACCCTCAAAACCACTTGGAAACACATCGACTGATTGTGATGCAACTTTACCTCAAAGCCATAATgtcattttgctttgttttcaagTGAGCTGAGGTGAGTTGGCTGAAGAGCAGCCacgaagggggaagggggaggagagcaaATTCTATAACTTCAGTGGTCAATTAAGTCTTGACAGttgctgcaattttttttttccaacatgaTGATTCAATTCACTGACCCTGTTTTTCTCTTACCATTCAGTAATGGGGAGCTCCTCTGATTTGATCAAAGGGGTCAGAAGGTGCAACTTGAGATGAATGGAAGGAAGGTTGTGATACCTCAAATGATTTTACTGTCGTGGGATTCCTTCCTTAGAGTTGTGCCTCCATGGTCCAAaatggaaagaatg
Proteins encoded in this window:
- the RBP4 gene encoding retinol-binding protein 4 yields the protein MEWVWALVLLAALGDSQAERDCRVNSFRVMKNFDKARFSGTWYAMAKKDPEGLFLQDNIIAEFSVDENGQMSATAKGRVRLLNNWDVCADMVGTFTDTEDPAKFKMKYWGVASFLQRGNDDHWIVDTDYDTYAVQYSCRLQNLDGTCADSYSFIFARNPNGLPPETQRIVRRRQEELCLARQYRLIAHNGYCDGSSEKNIL